A part of Acidobacteriota bacterium genomic DNA contains:
- a CDS encoding methylcrotonoyl-CoA carboxylase, giving the protein MEVLPTAIRLDSKEFQQNRDRMLALVRELDERIGHVAQGGGTRPLARHREQGKLPVRERIARLLDPHAAFLELSPLAAWDLYDHEAPAAGIVTGVGRVAGHDVCVIANDATVKGGAYFPITVKKHLRAQQIALENRLPCVYLVDSGGAYLPLQAEVFPDREHFGRIFMNQARLSAERIPQLAVVMGSCTAGGAYVPAMSDQTVIVKRTGTIFLGGPPLVKAATGEDVTAEELGGAEVHTRVSGVADYEAEDDEHAIQIARTIVSIFNPQRAVPFDRATPEPPKYDPDELYGIVNPDPRRPYDVHEVIGRVVDGSRFDEFKRRYGVTLVTGFARLHGYLVGIVASNGILFSESALKATHFVELCSLRRIPLVFLQNITGFMVGRQYERGGITKDGAKMVHAVANTAVPKLTVIIGGSFGAGNYGMCGRAFDPRFLWMWPNARISVMGAEQAAAVLVTVKRDQRAREGGTLDEAEAAAIRTPIVDKYEREGSPYYSTARIWDDGLIDPAGTRDVLSHGLTIAANAPVADTQFGVFRM; this is encoded by the coding sequence ATGGAGGTGCTCCCCACGGCCATCCGGCTGGACTCCAAGGAGTTCCAGCAGAACCGTGATCGGATGCTCGCGCTCGTGCGTGAGCTCGACGAGCGAATCGGCCACGTGGCACAGGGCGGCGGAACACGGCCGCTCGCCCGGCATCGCGAGCAGGGCAAGCTGCCGGTCCGCGAGCGCATCGCGCGACTGCTCGATCCGCACGCCGCGTTCCTCGAGCTGTCGCCGCTCGCGGCGTGGGACCTCTACGATCACGAAGCGCCGGCCGCCGGCATCGTCACCGGCGTCGGCCGCGTCGCCGGCCACGATGTGTGCGTCATCGCCAACGACGCGACGGTCAAGGGTGGCGCCTACTTCCCCATCACGGTCAAGAAGCACCTGCGCGCGCAGCAGATCGCGCTCGAGAACCGGCTCCCCTGCGTGTACCTCGTCGATTCCGGCGGCGCCTACCTGCCGCTCCAGGCGGAGGTCTTTCCCGACCGCGAGCACTTCGGCCGCATCTTCATGAACCAGGCGCGGCTCTCGGCGGAGCGGATCCCGCAACTGGCCGTGGTCATGGGCTCGTGTACGGCCGGCGGCGCCTACGTGCCAGCCATGTCCGATCAGACCGTCATCGTCAAGCGCACGGGCACGATCTTCCTCGGCGGGCCGCCGCTCGTGAAGGCAGCGACCGGCGAGGACGTCACCGCCGAGGAGCTCGGCGGCGCCGAGGTTCACACGCGCGTCTCCGGCGTCGCCGACTACGAGGCCGAGGACGACGAGCACGCGATCCAGATCGCGCGGACGATCGTGTCGATCTTTAACCCGCAGCGCGCGGTTCCGTTCGACCGCGCGACGCCGGAACCACCGAAGTACGATCCCGACGAGCTGTACGGCATCGTCAACCCCGATCCGCGGCGGCCGTACGACGTGCACGAAGTGATCGGCCGCGTCGTGGACGGCTCGCGGTTCGACGAGTTCAAGAGGCGCTACGGTGTCACCCTGGTCACCGGCTTCGCCCGGCTGCACGGGTATCTCGTGGGCATCGTCGCGAGCAACGGCATCCTCTTCTCTGAATCGGCGCTGAAGGCGACGCACTTCGTGGAGCTCTGCAGTCTCAGGCGCATCCCGCTCGTCTTTCTCCAGAACATCACCGGCTTCATGGTGGGCCGGCAGTACGAGCGCGGCGGCATCACGAAGGACGGCGCGAAGATGGTGCACGCGGTTGCGAACACCGCCGTGCCGAAGCTCACCGTCATCATCGGCGGATCGTTCGGCGCCGGCAACTACGGCATGTGCGGCCGCGCCTTCGATCCGCGGTTCCTGTGGATGTGGCCGAACGCGCGGATCTCGGTGATGGGTGCCGAACAGGCGGCCGCCGTGCTCGTCACCGTCAAGCGCGACCAGCGCGCGCGCGAGGGCGGCACGCTCGACGAGGCCGAGGCGGCGGCGATCCGGACGCCGATCGTGGACAAGTACGAGCGCGAAGGATCGCCCTACTACTCGACCGCGCGGATCTGGGACGATGGCCTGATCGATCCGGCCGGCACGCGCGACGTGCTCTCGCACGGGCTGACGATCGCCGCGAACGCGCCCGTCGCCGACACGCAGTTCGGCGTCTTCCGGATGTAG
- a CDS encoding enoyl-CoA hydratase/isomerase family protein, with protein sequence METLLVAPGPVTTVTLNRPDVRNALSDVMIAELADVAGRLAAEPGIRVVVLRGAGPAFSAGADLRWMARQADATREENLADARRAARMFHALDALPMPVVGRIHGPALGGGAGLAAICDVVVATPAAVFGFPEVTVGLLPALIAPYVIRKIGVSGARAVFLTGERLTAERAAALGLVHEIADAATIDAAIERVTAQVLRASPSAVSAAKRLIARVAGRSPGDVLALTVEAIADQRVSPEGQEGARAFLEKRPPAWIR encoded by the coding sequence ATGGAGACACTGCTCGTCGCACCCGGTCCCGTCACGACCGTCACGCTCAACCGGCCCGACGTGCGCAATGCGCTGAGCGACGTCATGATCGCCGAGCTGGCCGACGTCGCCGGCCGCCTCGCCGCAGAACCGGGCATCCGCGTCGTGGTGCTCCGTGGGGCCGGCCCCGCGTTCTCCGCGGGTGCGGATCTGCGGTGGATGGCGCGCCAGGCGGACGCGACGAGGGAGGAGAACCTCGCCGACGCGCGGCGAGCGGCGCGGATGTTCCATGCGCTCGACGCGCTGCCGATGCCGGTGGTCGGACGGATCCACGGCCCGGCGCTCGGCGGCGGCGCCGGCCTGGCCGCAATCTGCGACGTCGTCGTCGCCACGCCCGCTGCAGTGTTTGGGTTCCCGGAGGTGACCGTCGGCCTGCTGCCGGCGCTGATCGCGCCCTACGTGATCCGCAAGATCGGCGTCAGCGGCGCGCGCGCGGTGTTCCTGACCGGCGAGCGACTGACGGCGGAACGCGCGGCGGCGCTCGGCCTGGTGCACGAGATTGCCGACGCCGCGACGATCGACGCCGCCATCGAGCGCGTCACGGCGCAGGTGCTCCGCGCGTCGCCGTCGGCCGTCTCGGCAGCCAAGCGGCTGATCGCGCGCGTGGCTGGCCGGTCTCCCGGCGATGTCCTTGCGCTCACCGTCGAGGCGATCGCCGATCAACGCGTCTCGCCCGAAGGCCAGGAAGGCGCGCGGGCCTTTCTCGAGAAGCGGCCGCCGGCGTGGATCCGATGA
- a CDS encoding hydroxymethylglutaryl-CoA lyase — MTGVARDVVVVEVGPRDGLQNESPAVSTAAKIEFIDRLSASGVPVIEAGAFVSQTWVPQMADSIEVLAGIARRPGTRYIALVPNERGLDRATDARVDGVSCIVAASETFSQRNTNTSIAGGLERAAAVASRAVAARLSVRTYLSTSFGCPYEGPVPTARVCTLVQRLLDEGAEEVAVSDTIGVAGPGDVRRLLDALVPSVPVGALALHFHDTWGMAAANVLAALEYGVRTFDASAGGLGGCPYAPGATGNLATEDLLYLLHGLGRSTGVDLDRVYEASRWIEPALTHVLPSRYVRARTATHQRRG; from the coding sequence ATGACCGGCGTCGCACGCGACGTCGTCGTCGTCGAGGTCGGCCCGCGAGACGGCCTGCAGAACGAGAGCCCGGCCGTGTCCACGGCGGCGAAGATCGAGTTCATCGATCGGCTGAGCGCCTCGGGTGTGCCGGTCATCGAAGCCGGCGCGTTCGTCAGCCAGACCTGGGTGCCGCAGATGGCGGATTCCATCGAGGTGCTGGCCGGAATCGCGCGGCGGCCGGGCACGCGGTACATCGCGCTCGTGCCGAACGAGCGCGGGCTCGACAGAGCGACCGACGCACGCGTGGACGGGGTGTCGTGCATCGTCGCCGCGTCGGAGACGTTCAGCCAGCGCAACACGAACACGTCGATCGCCGGAGGGCTGGAGCGCGCGGCCGCCGTCGCGTCGCGCGCCGTTGCAGCGCGGTTGTCGGTGCGCACGTATCTCTCGACGTCGTTCGGCTGTCCGTACGAAGGGCCGGTGCCGACGGCGCGCGTGTGCACGCTCGTGCAGCGGCTGCTCGACGAGGGGGCGGAGGAAGTCGCTGTCAGCGACACGATTGGCGTCGCCGGACCTGGCGACGTGCGGCGGCTGCTGGACGCGCTCGTACCCTCCGTGCCGGTCGGAGCGCTCGCGCTCCATTTCCACGACACCTGGGGCATGGCGGCGGCCAACGTGCTCGCCGCGCTCGAGTACGGCGTGCGGACATTCGACGCATCGGCCGGCGGCCTCGGCGGCTGTCCGTACGCACCGGGCGCCACTGGCAACCTCGCGACCGAGGATCTCCTGTACTTGCTTCATGGCCTGGGCCGAAGCACCGGCGTCGACCTCGATCGCGTGTACGAGGCATCGCGCTGGATCGAGCCGGCGCTGACGCACGTCCTGCCCTCGCGATACGTGCGCGCCCGCACCGCCACGCACCAGCGTCGTGGCTGA
- a CDS encoding methyltransferase domain-containing protein yields MADPAVSWIDALIARHTRRFSPPEYLKAVRALSARYVERRAQLPRRSAVDSPGKRAAFASYYAPLHFLAARAVVDAIGAARQPVDRLVDLGCGSGVASAAWAMTAQPGPEIVGVDRDAWALTEAVWNWQHLGVAGRTRRADLVRAAEDLVRERRALDRTALVLAWSVNELDAAARRRLLTSLGRAAAAGASVLVLEPLARTAVPWWNEWAAACLDWGGRTDEWRFDMGLPLALDRVREAAGFRRQPLGVRSLWRPGRRDPRATIG; encoded by the coding sequence GTGGCTGATCCAGCCGTCTCCTGGATCGACGCGCTCATCGCGCGGCACACCCGTCGCTTCAGCCCGCCCGAGTATCTGAAGGCCGTCCGCGCGCTATCGGCGCGCTACGTGGAACGCCGGGCGCAGTTGCCGCGTCGATCGGCCGTCGATTCGCCGGGCAAGCGCGCCGCCTTCGCCAGCTACTACGCGCCGCTCCACTTCCTCGCGGCGCGGGCGGTGGTGGACGCGATCGGCGCCGCACGGCAGCCGGTCGACCGCCTCGTGGACCTCGGCTGCGGCAGCGGCGTCGCCTCAGCGGCGTGGGCGATGACCGCGCAGCCTGGGCCGGAGATCGTCGGGGTCGATCGCGATGCGTGGGCGCTCACCGAAGCCGTCTGGAACTGGCAGCACCTCGGCGTCGCGGGCCGAACCAGGCGCGCGGACCTCGTGCGCGCGGCGGAGGACCTCGTCCGTGAGCGGCGCGCGCTCGACCGCACCGCGCTCGTTCTCGCGTGGAGCGTGAACGAGCTCGACGCGGCGGCGCGCCGGCGGCTGTTGACGTCGCTCGGCCGCGCGGCGGCGGCGGGCGCCAGCGTGCTCGTCCTCGAGCCGCTCGCGCGAACGGCCGTGCCCTGGTGGAACGAGTGGGCGGCGGCGTGCCTCGACTGGGGCGGCCGCACGGACGAGTGGCGGTTCGACATGGGGCTGCCGCTCGCGCTCGATCGCGTGCGCGAGGCCGCCGGCTTCCGCAGGCAGCCGCTCGGCGTCCGGTCGCTCTGGCGGCCGGGACGCCGCGATCCGCGTGCTACCATCGGGTGA
- a CDS encoding sigma-70 family RNA polymerase sigma factor yields MSRDPAWDEAAMVAGLRAGDPKAFEAIVRAHGPRMLSTARRILANDEEAREAVQEAFVSAYRARAQFDAKARISTWLHRITVNAALNRLRTKRRRPEESLDELQPQFQPNGHYAEQLAAWTEPADVTLSRKETTDLVRQTIGELPDSFRTVLMLRDIEGLSTEETARLLEISTNAVKLRLHRARMALRSLLMPHFQGAHA; encoded by the coding sequence ATGTCTCGCGATCCTGCGTGGGACGAAGCCGCGATGGTCGCCGGCTTGCGCGCCGGGGATCCGAAAGCGTTCGAAGCGATCGTGCGCGCGCACGGTCCCCGCATGCTGTCGACGGCGCGCCGGATCCTGGCGAACGACGAGGAAGCGCGCGAGGCCGTGCAGGAAGCGTTCGTGTCCGCCTATCGCGCGCGCGCCCAGTTCGACGCCAAAGCGCGCATCTCGACGTGGCTCCATCGCATCACGGTCAACGCCGCCCTGAACCGCCTGCGCACGAAGCGGCGCCGCCCGGAGGAGTCGCTCGACGAGCTGCAGCCGCAGTTCCAGCCGAACGGGCACTACGCCGAACAGCTCGCCGCGTGGACCGAGCCGGCCGACGTCACGCTGAGCCGCAAGGAAACGACGGATCTCGTCCGCCAGACGATCGGCGAGCTGCCGGACTCGTTCCGGACCGTGCTCATGCTGCGCGACATCGAGGGCCTCTCGACCGAAGAGACCGCTCGGCTCCTCGAGATCTCGACGAACGCGGTGAAGCTGCGGCTCCACCGCGCCCGCATGGCCCTCCGCTCGCTCTTGATGCCCCACTTCCAGGGAGCGCACGCATGA
- a CDS encoding zf-HC2 domain-containing protein — protein MTCREMTEFLADYVAGELPDGQLRTFESHIAACVDCGVFLAQYRTTIRAGIIAFQETNTTPIPEPLVAAILSAIDDEGQ, from the coding sequence ATGACCTGCCGGGAGATGACGGAGTTTCTAGCAGATTACGTGGCGGGAGAGCTCCCCGACGGCCAGCTCCGCACCTTCGAGTCGCACATCGCCGCCTGCGTCGACTGTGGCGTCTTCCTGGCGCAGTACCGCACGACGATCCGCGCCGGCATCATCGCCTTTCAGGAGACGAACACGACGCCCATCCCCGAGCCGCTGGTGGCCGCGATCCTCTCGGCGATCGACGACGAAGGGCAATGA
- a CDS encoding DUF885 domain-containing protein — protein MARGYPFAAVAGLMMACASCGGVTATSAGPGGADSRFISLAREVVDDYLHRHPTLATDLGIHREDDRLEEYSAAAIQREAAALRGFRSRLEAIDRGALTAPYRLDHEQLAHALDAALLQIEVIRPWARDPDLYSSGLTRAAHVLIKRSFARPSLRAGRLIARMNAMPGALAEARRNLDHPPRVYTEIAIEQIEGNKEFFRTAVLDAFPSVKGAARAQLAESAAGVVRALDEYGRWLRADLLPRSTGDFAYGEATYRARLLAEEQIDLPLDRLLEIAEQDLARNQEAFARTARLIDPDPSRSPADVLAMVVRDRPPASRLLAATQAELDALASFLEAGGIVTLPAAAPVRVIETPPFMRATVTASMDIPGPYEKVATEAYYTMTLPDPRWPAADRDAYMEQWYYPAITNVSVHEVWPGHYLQFLHARQLESDVRKVFGAVSNTEGWAHYVEQMMIDEGFHGDDPRYRLAQLHDALLRNVRFIAGIAMHTRGMTVDEAMRRFERDAYQPTPVARAEARRGTSDATYGYYTMGKLVILKLRDDYRAARGSAYSLRAFHDEFVRLGPLALPLVRQAMLGERNALF, from the coding sequence GTGGCACGTGGTTACCCGTTCGCGGCCGTGGCAGGGCTCATGATGGCGTGCGCGTCGTGCGGCGGCGTGACCGCTACTTCGGCGGGCCCTGGCGGCGCCGACAGCCGGTTCATCTCGCTCGCGCGCGAAGTCGTCGACGACTACCTGCACCGGCATCCTACGCTGGCCACCGATCTCGGCATCCATCGCGAAGACGATCGCTTGGAGGAGTACTCGGCCGCGGCCATCCAGCGCGAAGCCGCCGCGCTGCGCGGATTCCGGTCACGGCTCGAGGCCATCGATCGTGGCGCGCTCACGGCGCCGTACCGGCTCGACCACGAGCAACTCGCGCACGCGCTCGACGCCGCGCTCCTGCAGATCGAGGTGATCCGCCCCTGGGCCCGCGATCCGGACCTGTACAGCTCGGGGCTCACACGGGCGGCGCACGTGCTCATCAAGCGGAGCTTCGCCCGGCCATCGTTGCGCGCCGGCCGGCTGATCGCCCGGATGAACGCGATGCCTGGAGCGCTCGCGGAAGCCCGCCGGAACCTCGATCATCCGCCGCGGGTGTACACGGAGATCGCGATCGAGCAGATCGAAGGCAACAAGGAGTTCTTCCGGACGGCCGTGCTCGACGCCTTTCCGTCGGTGAAGGGGGCGGCGCGGGCGCAATTGGCCGAGTCGGCCGCAGGCGTCGTCCGCGCGCTCGACGAATACGGACGATGGCTGCGCGCCGATCTGCTGCCTCGATCCACGGGCGACTTCGCGTACGGTGAGGCCACCTACCGCGCGAGACTGCTGGCCGAGGAGCAGATCGATCTGCCGCTCGATCGGCTGCTCGAGATCGCGGAGCAGGACCTCGCCCGCAACCAGGAAGCATTCGCGCGGACCGCGCGGCTGATCGATCCGGATCCGTCGCGCTCGCCGGCCGACGTGCTGGCGATGGTCGTCCGCGATCGACCGCCGGCAAGCCGGTTGCTGGCGGCGACGCAGGCCGAGCTGGACGCGCTGGCGTCGTTCCTGGAGGCGGGCGGCATCGTCACGCTGCCGGCAGCGGCGCCGGTGCGCGTGATCGAGACGCCGCCGTTCATGCGGGCGACCGTCACGGCGTCGATGGACATCCCCGGGCCGTACGAGAAGGTGGCGACCGAGGCGTACTACACGATGACGCTGCCCGACCCGCGCTGGCCCGCCGCGGACCGTGACGCCTACATGGAGCAGTGGTACTACCCGGCGATCACGAACGTGTCGGTGCACGAAGTGTGGCCGGGGCACTACCTCCAGTTCCTGCACGCGCGGCAGCTCGAGTCCGACGTCCGGAAGGTGTTCGGCGCCGTGTCCAACACGGAGGGCTGGGCGCACTACGTCGAGCAGATGATGATCGACGAAGGATTCCACGGCGACGATCCGCGGTACCGGCTCGCGCAGTTGCACGACGCGCTGCTGCGCAACGTGCGGTTCATCGCCGGGATCGCGATGCACACGCGCGGGATGACGGTGGACGAGGCCATGCGCCGCTTCGAACGCGACGCGTACCAGCCCACGCCGGTCGCGCGCGCCGAAGCGCGGCGCGGCACGTCGGACGCGACCTACGGCTACTACACGATGGGCAAGCTGGTGATCTTGAAGCTGCGCGACGACTACCGCGCCGCGCGGGGGAGCGCGTATTCCCTGCGCGCGTTCCACGACGAGTTCGTCAGGCTGGGGCCGCTCGCCCTGCCGCTCGTGCGTCAGGCGATGCTCGGCGAACGAAACGCGCTCTTCTGA